In the genome of Streptomyces collinus, one region contains:
- a CDS encoding putative bifunctional diguanylate cyclase/phosphodiesterase: protein MFTGDQGRVPARAGEFSFVSTVPRASSPHRCRSPSSPRPTSGPLRRLVGMNARLRSQTAMVVVSSCIVVLTALYYVYPEQRLLFVAIGATGVIGIVLGVFLNHPAHRLPWLLLAAGNFAFAAGQATQIILIQLLNEEIPFPSIADGFYLAAYPLYAAGLLGFVHWRTSWRDRASLVDALTLTVGLALLSWLFLIDPYARAEGLTWVQKAFAIAYPLGDILVLAMLLRLLVGRGGKSRSLMLLTVGTVGLLTADVLYGLIQLNGTWRTGSAVELGWALLYGAWALAALHPSMRLLTQPLPWRAETGTGRLALLTLASLIAPAILLTEAVRGVRSNVGVIGVFSAVLFLLVLYRLAGVVATHRRAVGREKALRDAVSSLGGAGELRDVAAAVHSAVTQLMPVGPPRSALLTLPDSTLWVNGPHSVLRGPLATRATTAVRELIASGENRLVALDGVGPALVDHLKVEPPRNDHALVCRLTAQGHPSDDPLIGVLIVAGAEHDLLVLRDTLVTLAAQAALATERVTLAHEVNRRNSEMYFRTLVQNASDVILILDEDDRVRYASPSADQVLGLPDLEGTLLVDLVPPQDSRAVVEKLGRIRRGEPQTAREHWRVVRGDRSSIEVELKWSDLREEATVGGVVLTLRDVTEQRKLERELTHQAFHDSLTNLANRVLFQDRVNHALAQAQRDGTVVGVLFIDVDDFKVVNDMHGHGVGDELLVALSLRLQTTVRASDTAARIGGDEFALLVEGSVGTEGVERFTEHVMTVFDEPFRLSVGPMSTYASIGVATTEDSIDSVELLTHADLALYSAKTAGKRQWRRYHPELQSGMAERANLQEALDSSSIETSFLVLYQPIVELASGQVAGFEALVRWPHSTRGMVLPEQFITLAEESGQIVPLGAWVLDQAAAEAVRWEGSVLRDGTAGRKPPYISVNVSPRQFRDDDFYNVVRRALDLSGIEPASLVLELTESVLMYNDERILGEMNALTELGIRIAIDDFGTGYSSLSYLREFPISILKIDKSFVDELGRSPEQYALVEGIAHLADTLGLTVIAEGVENVRQQELLISMGCQLAQGYLFAEPVSAEEAGQLVLAPPLGRLAEMPVRPAEGKQ from the coding sequence GTGTTCACAGGCGATCAGGGCCGAGTCCCGGCCCGGGCCGGGGAATTCTCCTTCGTCAGCACGGTCCCACGGGCCTCTTCGCCGCACCGGTGCCGTTCGCCCAGCTCACCCCGCCCGACAAGTGGTCCTCTCAGGAGGTTGGTTGGGATGAACGCGCGACTGCGAAGCCAGACCGCGATGGTCGTTGTCAGCTCATGTATCGTCGTGCTGACGGCGCTCTACTACGTATATCCGGAACAGCGGCTGCTCTTCGTCGCCATTGGAGCGACCGGCGTCATCGGTATCGTCCTCGGTGTCTTTCTCAACCATCCGGCGCATCGACTCCCCTGGCTGCTTCTAGCCGCGGGGAATTTCGCCTTCGCCGCAGGCCAGGCCACCCAGATCATTCTCATCCAGTTGCTCAACGAAGAGATCCCGTTCCCGTCGATCGCTGACGGCTTCTATCTAGCGGCATATCCGCTCTATGCGGCAGGCCTGCTGGGCTTTGTGCACTGGCGCACGAGTTGGCGCGACCGGGCGAGCCTCGTCGACGCACTGACGCTGACCGTCGGCCTGGCCCTGCTGTCGTGGCTCTTTCTCATCGATCCGTACGCCCGCGCCGAGGGTCTCACCTGGGTGCAGAAGGCGTTCGCCATCGCCTATCCGCTCGGCGACATCCTTGTCCTGGCGATGCTGCTGCGGCTGCTCGTCGGCCGCGGCGGCAAGAGCCGCTCGCTCATGCTGCTCACCGTGGGCACCGTCGGCCTGCTCACCGCCGACGTGCTGTACGGCCTGATCCAGCTGAACGGAACGTGGCGCACCGGTAGCGCGGTCGAACTCGGCTGGGCCCTCCTGTACGGCGCCTGGGCGCTGGCCGCGCTCCATCCGTCCATGCGCCTGCTGACGCAGCCGCTGCCATGGCGAGCCGAGACCGGTACGGGCCGGCTGGCCCTGCTCACCCTGGCGTCGCTCATCGCGCCCGCCATCCTCCTGACGGAGGCGGTGCGCGGCGTGAGGTCCAACGTCGGCGTCATCGGGGTCTTCTCCGCGGTGCTCTTCCTCCTCGTGCTCTACCGCCTGGCGGGGGTGGTGGCGACCCACCGGCGGGCGGTCGGCCGGGAGAAGGCGCTGCGCGACGCGGTGTCGTCGCTGGGCGGAGCGGGCGAGCTGCGGGACGTGGCCGCGGCAGTCCACTCCGCGGTGACGCAGCTGATGCCGGTCGGCCCGCCTCGTTCCGCGCTGCTCACCCTGCCGGACAGCACACTCTGGGTGAACGGGCCCCACAGCGTCCTGCGTGGGCCCCTGGCCACGCGGGCGACCACAGCCGTACGGGAACTGATCGCGTCCGGCGAGAACCGCCTGGTGGCCCTCGACGGGGTGGGGCCCGCCCTTGTCGACCACCTCAAGGTGGAGCCGCCCCGCAACGACCACGCTCTGGTCTGCCGGCTCACCGCGCAGGGTCACCCCTCGGACGATCCGCTGATCGGGGTGCTGATCGTGGCGGGGGCGGAGCACGACCTGCTCGTGCTCCGCGACACGCTGGTGACTCTCGCCGCACAGGCCGCACTTGCCACGGAACGGGTCACCCTCGCCCACGAGGTCAACCGGCGCAACAGCGAGATGTACTTCCGCACGCTGGTGCAGAACGCCTCGGACGTCATCCTGATCCTCGACGAGGACGACCGCGTCCGTTACGCCAGCCCCTCCGCCGACCAGGTCCTCGGCCTGCCGGACCTGGAGGGCACCCTCCTCGTCGATCTGGTGCCACCACAGGACAGTCGCGCGGTGGTCGAGAAGCTCGGCCGGATACGCAGGGGCGAGCCGCAGACCGCGCGCGAACACTGGCGCGTGGTCCGCGGCGACCGGTCGTCCATCGAGGTCGAGCTGAAGTGGAGCGACCTGCGGGAGGAGGCGACCGTCGGTGGAGTGGTGCTCACGTTGCGGGACGTGACCGAACAGCGCAAACTCGAACGCGAACTCACCCACCAGGCGTTCCATGACTCGCTCACCAATCTGGCCAACCGCGTGCTCTTCCAGGACCGGGTCAACCATGCCCTGGCGCAGGCTCAGCGTGACGGGACGGTGGTCGGCGTGCTCTTCATCGACGTGGACGACTTCAAGGTCGTCAACGACATGCACGGCCACGGTGTGGGCGACGAACTCCTGGTCGCGCTGTCACTCCGGCTGCAGACGACCGTCCGTGCCTCCGACACCGCCGCACGCATCGGCGGGGACGAGTTCGCCCTGCTGGTGGAGGGCTCCGTCGGGACGGAGGGCGTGGAGCGGTTCACCGAACACGTGATGACCGTGTTTGACGAGCCGTTCCGGCTCAGTGTGGGTCCGATGAGCACGTACGCCAGCATCGGCGTGGCGACGACGGAGGACAGCATCGACTCGGTCGAACTACTGACACACGCCGATCTCGCCCTCTACTCGGCGAAGACGGCTGGCAAGCGCCAGTGGCGCCGCTACCACCCGGAACTGCAGAGCGGCATGGCCGAGCGCGCCAATTTGCAGGAGGCCCTGGACAGTTCGTCGATCGAGACGTCGTTCCTGGTGCTTTACCAGCCCATCGTGGAGCTGGCCAGTGGTCAGGTCGCCGGCTTCGAGGCGCTCGTTCGCTGGCCCCACTCCACGCGTGGCATGGTGCTGCCGGAGCAGTTCATCACGCTCGCCGAGGAGAGCGGGCAGATCGTCCCCCTCGGCGCCTGGGTGCTCGACCAGGCCGCGGCCGAGGCGGTCCGGTGGGAGGGCTCCGTCCTGCGCGACGGGACGGCCGGTCGCAAACCGCCTTACATCAGCGTCAATGTGTCGCCGCGTCAGTTCCGGGACGACGACTTCTACAACGTGGTCCGGCGTGCACTGGATCTCTCCGGCATCGAACCGGCTTCTCTCGTACTCGAACTGACCGAGAGTGTGCTGATGTACAACGACGAGCGTATTCTGGGCGAGATGAATGCGCTCACAGAGCTCGGCATTCGTATCGCGATCGACGATTTCGGAACGGGCTACTCGTCGCTGAGCTATCTGCGTGAGTTCCCCATCTCGATACTCAAGATCGACAAGTCGTTCGTCGACGAACTCGGGCGATCGCCGGAACAGTACGCCCTTGTCGAGGGCATCGCACATCTCGCGGACACGCTCGGTCTCACGGTCATCGCCGAAGGGGTGGAGAACGTGAGGCAGCAGGAGTTGCTGATCTCCATGGGCTGTCAGTTGGCGCAGGGCTATCTTTTCGCAGAACCGGTCAGTGCCGAGGAGGCGGGGCAACTGGTCCTCGCACCGCCGCTCGGCCGCCTGGCCGAAATGCCTGTGAGGCCCGCCGAAGGGAAGCAGTGA
- a CDS encoding DEAD/DEAH box helicase → MSESARADARRQDHGPEAGGAASALPTGASFADLGLPAEILRVLDEHGVTVPFPIQAAALPNALAGRDVLGRGRTGSGKTLAFGLGMLARTAGRRAQPKEPLALVLVPTRELAQQVGEALTPYAEALGLRLATVVGGVSIGRQATALRDGAEIVVATPGRLHDLVERNGCRLGRVRITVLDEADQMCDMGFLPQVTGILDQVRSDGQRMLFSATLDRDVDQLVQRYLRDPAVHSVDPSSSAVSAIEHHVFVVHGPDRYAVTTEIAARDGRVLLFLDTKHGVDQLTRHLRANGVAAAALHSGKSQPQRTRTLAQFRNGQVTSLVATNVAARGLHVDDLDLVVNVDPATDPKDYLHRAGRTARAGRFGTVVTLVLSGQRRETSQVMADAEVVPKVSKVRSGEAELSRITGARAPSGEPLDGGPAASRPKNHNAPFRGLGSTKDAKSGSGGRSSRKSSEARKLAEARRAARVRRGG, encoded by the coding sequence GTGAGTGAATCAGCACGTGCCGATGCCCGGCGGCAGGATCATGGGCCCGAGGCTGGGGGCGCTGCTTCGGCGCTGCCCACGGGGGCGTCCTTCGCAGATCTGGGGCTGCCGGCCGAGATTCTGAGGGTGCTCGACGAGCACGGTGTGACGGTGCCCTTTCCCATTCAGGCGGCGGCGCTGCCGAACGCGCTGGCAGGAAGGGACGTTCTGGGCCGGGGCCGCACGGGTTCCGGCAAGACGCTCGCCTTCGGCCTGGGGATGCTAGCCCGGACGGCCGGACGGCGTGCTCAGCCCAAAGAGCCGCTGGCGCTCGTCCTGGTGCCCACCAGGGAGCTGGCGCAGCAGGTGGGTGAGGCGCTCACCCCGTACGCCGAGGCGCTGGGACTGCGGCTCGCGACCGTGGTGGGCGGAGTGTCCATCGGACGGCAGGCCACCGCGCTGCGGGACGGCGCCGAGATCGTCGTCGCCACGCCCGGCCGGCTGCACGACCTCGTCGAGCGCAACGGCTGCCGGCTGGGACGGGTGCGCATCACGGTCTTGGACGAGGCCGACCAGATGTGTGACATGGGGTTCCTGCCGCAGGTCACCGGGATTCTGGACCAGGTGCGATCCGACGGGCAGCGGATGCTGTTCTCCGCCACTCTCGACCGCGACGTCGACCAGCTGGTGCAGCGTTACCTGCGCGACCCCGCAGTCCACTCCGTGGACCCCTCGTCCAGCGCGGTGTCCGCGATCGAGCACCACGTCTTCGTCGTGCACGGCCCGGACCGGTACGCGGTGACGACGGAGATCGCCGCCCGGGACGGCCGCGTGCTGCTGTTCCTGGACACCAAGCACGGCGTCGACCAGCTCACGCGGCACCTGCGGGCCAACGGCGTGGCCGCCGCCGCCCTGCACAGTGGGAAGTCCCAGCCGCAGCGCACCCGGACCCTGGCCCAGTTCAGGAACGGGCAGGTCACCTCGCTGGTGGCGACGAACGTCGCCGCACGCGGCCTGCACGTCGACGACCTCGACCTCGTGGTCAACGTCGACCCGGCCACCGATCCGAAGGACTATCTGCATCGCGCGGGCCGCACGGCCCGGGCCGGGCGCTTCGGCACAGTCGTGACCCTCGTCCTGTCGGGGCAGCGCCGTGAGACGAGCCAGGTCATGGCCGACGCCGAAGTTGTTCCCAAAGTCAGTAAGGTGCGGTCCGGCGAGGCGGAGCTGAGCCGGATCACCGGGGCCAGGGCCCCTTCAGGGGAGCCTCTCGACGGCGGGCCGGCCGCATCGCGCCCCAAGAACCACAACGCCCCGTTCCGCGGCCTGGGCAGCACCAAGGACGCGAAGAGCGGCTCCGGTGGCCGGTCGTCCCGTAAGAGCAGCGAGGCCCGCAAGCTCGCGGAGGCCCGCAGGGCGGCCCGGGTACGGCGCGGCGGCTGA